A genomic window from Populus alba chromosome 19, ASM523922v2, whole genome shotgun sequence includes:
- the LOC118056495 gene encoding receptor homology region, transmembrane domain- and RING domain-containing protein 2 isoform X1, which produces MEGVVVLLLSLLSCCWVASGNVLLIGNNVTMAFDDIEANFAPAIKGSGECGVLYLAEPIDACSDLTNQFEKGSNCSSPFVLIIRGGCSFEDKVRRAQKAGYKAAIIYDNEEGILVARKFSVAGNSAGVTIPAVFVSKTSGETLKKYAGLTDLELWIIPSFENSAWSIMAISFISLLAMSAVLATCFFVRRHRVRRERPRSSRVREFNGMSSRLVKAMPSLTFTSVLEDNCTSTTCAICLEDYTVGEKLRILPCRHKFHAFCVDSWLTTWRTFCPVCKRDARTSTGEPPATESTPLLSSNPSSLASSSMLSSFRSGTSTAIQITPSRTPSVSYIPSLSSTPYARQSLRSYRHSPSGTLSQSSADLRNMSSQRSRASFLVSAHSLGYPSISPLNTRYMSAYIPSPSNASPSLVSSSHQPRPLHCSESAASFSPFASAHSLPDC; this is translated from the exons ATGGAAGGTGTTGTAGttttattgttgtctttgttgaGTTGCTGTTGGGTGGCATCAGGTAATGTTCTTTTGATTGGCAATAATGTTACCATGGCTTTCGATGATATTGAAGCTAATTTCG CTCCGGCAATAAAGGGCTCAGGTGAATGCGGGGTGTTGTATTTGGCAGAGCCTATTGATGCGTGCTCGGATTTGACCAATCAATTTGAAAAGGGTTCCAATTGTAGCTCTCCATTTGTGTTGATTATAAGAGGAGGATGCAGCTTTGAGGATAAAGTTAGAAGAGCACAAAAGGCAGGTTACAAAGCTGCTATTATCTATGACAATGAAGAAGGAATCTTAGTCGCAA GAAAATTTTCAGTGGCAGGAAACTCAGCTGGTGTAACAATACCTGCCGTCTTTGTTTCTAAAACATCAGGCGAAACGCTTAAGAAATATGCTGGGTTGACTGACTTGGAGCTGTGGATAATCCCAAGCTTTGAAAATTCAGCATGGTCTATTATGGCAATCTCTTTCATATCTCTTCTCGCAATGTCTGCAGTATTGGCAACCTGTTTCTTTGTCCGCAGGCATCGCGTAAGAAGAGAGCGTCCTCGCTCTTCCCGTGTACGGGAATTCAATGGGATGAGCAGCCGCTTAGTGAAGGCAATGCCAAGCCTCACATTTACTTCTGTTCTAGAGGATAATTGTACTTCAACTACATGCGCCATATGCCTTGAAGATTATACTGTTGGAGAAAAACTCAGGATTCTGCCATGTCGACACA AATTCCATGCTTTCTGTGTGGATTCTTGGCTTACGACATGGAGGACCTTTTGTCCAGTATGCAAGCGCGATGCAAGAACTAGCACAGGTGAACCACCAGCAACAGAATCCACACCATTGCTTTCATCCAACCCGTCCTCTTTGGCTTCATCATCCATGCTGTCATCTTTTAGATCTGGAACATCAACTGCCATACAAATTACCCCATCAAGGACCCCTTCAGTTTCTTATATTCCCTCTCTTTCTAGCACTCCTTATGCCCGGCAGTCTCTCAGATCCTATCGGCACTCACCTTCCGGAACTCTAAGCCAGAGCTCAGCTGATCTGAGGAACATGTCTTCCCAAAGATCCCGTGCTTCCTTCTTGGTTTCAGCCCATTCTTTAGGCTACCCATCAATTTCACCATTGAACACCAGATACATGTCTGCATATATACCTAGCCCAAGTAATGCCTCACCAAGTTTGGTTAGCTCTAGTCATCAGCCACGCCCATTGCATTGCAGTGAGTCTGCTGCAAGTTTCTCTCCATTTGCCTCTGCCCATTCTCTTCCGGATTGCTag
- the LOC118056495 gene encoding receptor homology region, transmembrane domain- and RING domain-containing protein 2 isoform X2, with product MEGVVVLLLSLLSCCWVASGNVLLIGNNVTMAFDDIEANFAPAIKGSGECGVLYLAEPIDACSDLTNQFEKGSNCSSPFVLIIRGGCSFEDKVRRAQKAGYKAAIIYDNEEGILVAMAGNSAGVTIPAVFVSKTSGETLKKYAGLTDLELWIIPSFENSAWSIMAISFISLLAMSAVLATCFFVRRHRVRRERPRSSRVREFNGMSSRLVKAMPSLTFTSVLEDNCTSTTCAICLEDYTVGEKLRILPCRHKFHAFCVDSWLTTWRTFCPVCKRDARTSTGEPPATESTPLLSSNPSSLASSSMLSSFRSGTSTAIQITPSRTPSVSYIPSLSSTPYARQSLRSYRHSPSGTLSQSSADLRNMSSQRSRASFLVSAHSLGYPSISPLNTRYMSAYIPSPSNASPSLVSSSHQPRPLHCSESAASFSPFASAHSLPDC from the exons ATGGAAGGTGTTGTAGttttattgttgtctttgttgaGTTGCTGTTGGGTGGCATCAGGTAATGTTCTTTTGATTGGCAATAATGTTACCATGGCTTTCGATGATATTGAAGCTAATTTCG CTCCGGCAATAAAGGGCTCAGGTGAATGCGGGGTGTTGTATTTGGCAGAGCCTATTGATGCGTGCTCGGATTTGACCAATCAATTTGAAAAGGGTTCCAATTGTAGCTCTCCATTTGTGTTGATTATAAGAGGAGGATGCAGCTTTGAGGATAAAGTTAGAAGAGCACAAAAGGCAGGTTACAAAGCTGCTATTATCTATGACAATGAAGAAGGAATCTTAGTCGCAA TGGCAGGAAACTCAGCTGGTGTAACAATACCTGCCGTCTTTGTTTCTAAAACATCAGGCGAAACGCTTAAGAAATATGCTGGGTTGACTGACTTGGAGCTGTGGATAATCCCAAGCTTTGAAAATTCAGCATGGTCTATTATGGCAATCTCTTTCATATCTCTTCTCGCAATGTCTGCAGTATTGGCAACCTGTTTCTTTGTCCGCAGGCATCGCGTAAGAAGAGAGCGTCCTCGCTCTTCCCGTGTACGGGAATTCAATGGGATGAGCAGCCGCTTAGTGAAGGCAATGCCAAGCCTCACATTTACTTCTGTTCTAGAGGATAATTGTACTTCAACTACATGCGCCATATGCCTTGAAGATTATACTGTTGGAGAAAAACTCAGGATTCTGCCATGTCGACACA AATTCCATGCTTTCTGTGTGGATTCTTGGCTTACGACATGGAGGACCTTTTGTCCAGTATGCAAGCGCGATGCAAGAACTAGCACAGGTGAACCACCAGCAACAGAATCCACACCATTGCTTTCATCCAACCCGTCCTCTTTGGCTTCATCATCCATGCTGTCATCTTTTAGATCTGGAACATCAACTGCCATACAAATTACCCCATCAAGGACCCCTTCAGTTTCTTATATTCCCTCTCTTTCTAGCACTCCTTATGCCCGGCAGTCTCTCAGATCCTATCGGCACTCACCTTCCGGAACTCTAAGCCAGAGCTCAGCTGATCTGAGGAACATGTCTTCCCAAAGATCCCGTGCTTCCTTCTTGGTTTCAGCCCATTCTTTAGGCTACCCATCAATTTCACCATTGAACACCAGATACATGTCTGCATATATACCTAGCCCAAGTAATGCCTCACCAAGTTTGGTTAGCTCTAGTCATCAGCCACGCCCATTGCATTGCAGTGAGTCTGCTGCAAGTTTCTCTCCATTTGCCTCTGCCCATTCTCTTCCGGATTGCTag